One Pieris brassicae chromosome 11, ilPieBrab1.1, whole genome shotgun sequence DNA window includes the following coding sequences:
- the LOC123716700 gene encoding uncharacterized protein LOC123716700, with protein MLTMHLYIIILFVIPKCFHAAANFWDRSNHLRHDGGLCFEIPPWQHQPVEVEEHLNKLKDVLGKRTDRRQFRTSSLLLVNNEINRYMSTVIAPFLDTYHRGIQNNYRQLTRKILKQIKDEVVAAIREKEKIYKELIELADTLKVPEMCDEERRAARTLASKHVAKTYQCTEEARASITEMGIYAEEMINITKRHMQVAVADATQNLDETIPKANVTMCLREISRVAASLGYELDLSLTNARRHNTQSSEKLTKCCVEVRINTGKEVKALSEYLYQCVYA; from the exons ATGTTGACAATGCATTtgtacattataattttatttgtgataCCTAAGTGTTTTCATGCAGCTGCCAACTTTtgg GATCGAAGTAACCATTTGCGACATGATGGTGGGCTGTGCTTCGAGATACCACCATGGCAACACCAACCTGTTGAAGTTGAGGAACATCTAAATAAGCTGAAAGATGTTTTAGGGAAAAGAACTGACCGACGTCAGTTCAGAACATCAAGTTTATTATTAGTGAACAA TGAAATAAACCGTTACATGTCTACGGTGATTGCGCCATTTCTCGACACTTACCATCGGGGTATCCAAAATAATTACCGACAGTTGACACGTAAGatactgaaacaaataaaagatgAAGTTGTGGCCGCCATAAGAGAGAAAGAAAAGATTTATAAAGAATTGATTGAACTAGCGGACACATTGAAAGTTCCAG AGATGTGTGACGAAGAACGCCGTGCCGCACGTACCCTGGCCAGTAAGCATGTGGCCAAGACCTACCAATGCACCGAGGAAGCCAGGGCTTCTATTACCGAAATGGGAATATACGCTGAAGAAATGATCAATATCACTAAACGCCACATGCAAGTAGCAGTCGCTGACGCTACCCAAAATTTAGATGAGACTATACCAAA AGCAAATGTCACGATGTGCCTACGTGAAATATCACGAGTGGCTGCTTCACTTGGCTACGAGTTGGATCTCAGTCTTACAAACGCACGTAGACACAACACACAGTCCTCCGAGAAACTAACCAAATGCTGCGTCGAAGTGCGTATCAACACCGGCAAAGAAGTTAAAGCTCTATCCGAATATCTATATCAATGTGTTTATGCGTAA